From the Alkalibacter rhizosphaerae genome, one window contains:
- the aroF gene encoding 3-deoxy-7-phosphoheptulonate synthase, giving the protein MIIVVKSTAPRQEVEKLKDMLQKRGMEINYSEGVDHIVMGLIGDTRSIDVDSLASIEIVEKVLRVQEPYKKANRSFHPEDSRFDIGGGLIGGGAFAVMAGPCSVESEEQVLEVAKRVKKSGATFLRGGAFKPRTSPYSFQGMGLDGLELLLLAKAETGLPIVSEIMSTEYLDEFVEKVDIIQVGARNMQNFAMLTELGKCNKPILLKRGMCATIEEWLMSAEYIMKEGNEEVILCERGIRTFETFTRNTLDLSAIPAIKKKSHLPIVVDPSHSTGMWWMVESMAKAAVAAGADGLMIEVHNAPEAALCDGAQSLKPDKFDQLMDTLEKYTQLEGKVLR; this is encoded by the coding sequence ATGATCATCGTCGTAAAATCAACGGCACCGAGACAAGAAGTGGAAAAACTGAAAGATATGCTGCAAAAGAGAGGAATGGAGATCAACTATTCCGAAGGGGTGGACCATATCGTCATGGGTCTGATCGGGGACACCCGTTCCATCGATGTGGACAGCCTGGCTTCCATCGAGATCGTGGAAAAGGTCCTTCGGGTCCAGGAGCCCTACAAGAAAGCCAATCGAAGCTTTCATCCGGAAGACAGCCGTTTTGACATCGGCGGCGGTCTCATCGGCGGCGGCGCCTTTGCCGTCATGGCCGGGCCCTGTTCCGTGGAGAGCGAAGAACAGGTGCTGGAAGTGGCAAAACGGGTGAAAAAGTCCGGAGCCACCTTCCTTCGGGGAGGGGCCTTCAAGCCCAGGACATCCCCCTACAGTTTTCAAGGCATGGGCCTGGACGGACTGGAACTTTTGCTGCTGGCCAAGGCGGAAACGGGACTTCCCATCGTCTCCGAGATCATGTCCACGGAGTACCTGGACGAATTTGTGGAGAAAGTGGACATCATCCAGGTAGGGGCCCGCAACATGCAAAACTTCGCCATGCTGACGGAGTTGGGAAAATGCAACAAGCCCATTCTGCTCAAGCGGGGCATGTGCGCCACCATCGAAGAGTGGCTCATGTCGGCGGAATACATCATGAAGGAAGGCAACGAGGAAGTGATCCTTTGCGAGCGAGGGATCCGGACCTTTGAGACCTTTACGAGAAACACCCTGGATCTAAGCGCCATTCCCGCCATCAAGAAAAAGAGCCATCTGCCCATCGTGGTGGATCCCTCCCATTCCACCGGCATGTGGTGGATGGTGGAATCCATGGCAAAAGCCGCTGTGGCGGCCGGTGCCGACGGCCTGATGATCGAAGTCCACAATGCGCCGGAAGCGGCCCTGTGCGACGGGGCCCAATCCCTGAAACCGGACAAGTTCGACCAGCTCATGGATACCCTGGAAAAATACACCCAGCTGGAAGGGAAGGTGCTTCGATAG
- a CDS encoding AEC family transporter produces the protein MDFYNIFISIFTLFVVGLAGFFGRRRNIITKEMADNIPKFITHITLPALFVVAMQLPFTWNRISNLGYLAITAVVAYAIQFLMAFLIPFLLKERHSRDKGVYQFMMIFSNAAFMGFPVLLSVFGQEAIFYGAIFNIPFNALVFTLGVYLMEKGKTTFNARKFLSPPLIATFLGFLLFLLSVEVPGWLSKPLTMVGEMTTPLSMIFIGASLSAVNLPKIFVNKKLYVVTLFRLLVIPLGLFMILRPFIDDTMILGIPVIIMAMPVAALCAILAKAYDSNVELAAEGIFMSTSLSMVTIPFVVWIMSIM, from the coding sequence ATGGACTTTTATAATATTTTTATATCCATTTTCACTCTTTTTGTCGTTGGCCTTGCCGGATTTTTCGGGAGACGACGGAATATCATAACAAAAGAAATGGCGGACAACATCCCCAAATTCATCACCCACATCACTTTGCCGGCCCTGTTTGTTGTGGCAATGCAATTGCCTTTTACATGGAACCGGATCAGCAACCTGGGTTATTTGGCGATTACGGCTGTGGTGGCTTATGCCATCCAGTTTCTCATGGCTTTTTTGATTCCGTTTCTTTTGAAGGAACGGCATTCAAGGGACAAGGGCGTTTACCAGTTCATGATGATCTTTTCCAATGCGGCGTTTATGGGGTTTCCCGTGCTACTGTCGGTCTTCGGACAGGAAGCCATCTTTTACGGGGCCATTTTCAATATCCCTTTTAATGCCCTGGTATTCACTTTGGGTGTTTATTTGATGGAGAAGGGAAAGACGACATTCAATGCACGTAAGTTTCTATCCCCGCCCCTGATCGCCACCTTCCTGGGTTTCCTGCTATTTTTACTGTCCGTGGAAGTACCGGGCTGGCTGAGCAAACCTTTGACCATGGTGGGAGAGATGACAACGCCCTTGTCCATGATCTTCATCGGAGCTTCCTTATCGGCAGTCAATTTGCCAAAAATATTTGTTAACAAAAAGCTTTATGTGGTGACCTTGTTTCGGTTGCTGGTGATCCCCCTTGGTCTGTTCATGATCCTGCGTCCATTCATTGACGACACCATGATCCTGGGCATCCCGGTGATCATCATGGCCATGCCAGTAGCTGCCTTGTGTGCGATCCTGGCAAAAGCCTACGACAGCAATGTGGAGTTGGCTGCAGAGGGAATATTCATGAGCACATCCTTATCCATGGTTACCATTCCCTTTGTGGTTTGGATCATGTCGATCATGTAA
- a CDS encoding ABC transporter ATP-binding protein, producing MADMVRLEKINKIYGEKIKTQVLYDIDLSFEEGSFNSIIGASGSGKSTLLNIIGTLDQPTSGRVFINSKETSAMNKGELAILRNETLGFIFQFHHLLPEFTAFENVLMPYRIKGKPVTNEIQDLAEELMDLVGLSKVKNNPAPNMSGGQQQRTAIARALMNRPKVILADEPTGNLDTDSTENIYSILRDVNERFQTTFIIITHDRKIAEKADRIVEVKDGRIEMDIRP from the coding sequence ATGGCTGATATGGTACGACTGGAAAAAATAAACAAGATCTACGGCGAAAAAATAAAGACCCAGGTCCTCTACGACATTGATCTGTCCTTTGAGGAAGGATCCTTCAACAGCATCATCGGTGCTTCCGGAAGCGGAAAGTCCACCCTGCTCAACATCATCGGCACGCTGGACCAGCCCACCAGCGGCCGGGTCTTTATCAACAGCAAGGAGACCAGCGCCATGAACAAGGGAGAGCTGGCCATCCTTCGCAACGAGACCCTGGGCTTCATCTTCCAATTTCATCATCTGCTTCCCGAATTCACGGCATTTGAGAATGTCCTCATGCCCTACCGCATCAAGGGAAAGCCCGTTACCAACGAGATCCAGGACCTGGCGGAGGAGCTGATGGACCTGGTGGGACTGAGCAAGGTGAAAAACAACCCTGCTCCCAACATGTCCGGCGGCCAGCAGCAGCGGACCGCCATCGCCCGGGCCCTTATGAACCGGCCCAAGGTCATTCTGGCGGACGAGCCTACGGGAAATCTGGATACGGATTCCACGGAAAACATCTATTCCATCCTTCGGGATGTGAACGAGCGCTTCCAAACCACCTTCATTATCATCACCCACGACCGGAAGATCGCCGAGAAGGCAGACCGGATCGTGGAAGTGAAGGACGGCCGCATCGAAATGGACATCCGCCCCTAG
- the alr gene encoding alanine racemase produces MDCRPTYHEIDLDRLVENFHRIKDHVGEGVLVMPTVKADAYGHGAIPCARALVEAGAIRLAVAMVDEAVALRQAGIQVPILVLGSTADHEIPKLLEYGITPTVYQTSFAQKLQEAARESVAVHVKVDTGMNRIGFGYREEADRILEVTAMEKIQVEGVFSHFATSDEEDKTFARLQLERFQNLLKVLEEGGLKNVIRHMANSGAILDLPESHMDLVRPGILLYGMYPSEQVDRSRVKVRPVKRFVTHISHIKTVEAGESVSYGRTFTATAPTKVATLPVGYADGYSRLLSNKAQVMIRGQRHPVIGTICMDQAMVDVTGADQVEVGSEVTLYGDDPSMEEVARIMGTISYEVTCMNAKRVPKVYLQDGIPTCLVEDLLGPDGNTLAKE; encoded by the coding sequence ATGGATTGTCGACCCACCTATCATGAAATCGATCTGGACCGGCTGGTGGAGAATTTCCATCGGATAAAAGACCATGTGGGAGAGGGCGTTTTGGTCATGCCTACCGTCAAGGCGGATGCTTACGGCCACGGGGCCATTCCCTGTGCCCGGGCCCTGGTGGAGGCGGGAGCGATACGTCTGGCCGTGGCCATGGTGGACGAAGCCGTGGCCCTGCGACAGGCCGGCATCCAGGTGCCCATACTGGTGTTGGGATCCACTGCAGACCATGAGATCCCCAAATTGTTGGAATACGGGATCACCCCTACGGTGTATCAGACCTCTTTTGCTCAAAAACTTCAGGAGGCGGCAAGGGAATCCGTTGCCGTCCATGTGAAGGTGGATACGGGAATGAACCGGATCGGATTCGGCTACCGGGAAGAGGCAGACCGGATCCTGGAAGTGACGGCCATGGAAAAGATCCAGGTGGAAGGGGTCTTCTCCCACTTTGCCACCTCCGATGAAGAAGACAAGACCTTCGCACGACTCCAACTGGAGCGGTTTCAAAACCTGTTGAAGGTTTTGGAAGAGGGGGGATTAAAAAATGTGATCCGCCACATGGCCAACAGCGGGGCCATTTTGGACTTGCCGGAGAGCCATATGGACCTGGTCCGGCCCGGGATCCTTCTTTACGGCATGTATCCGTCGGAGCAGGTGGACCGAAGCCGGGTGAAGGTACGGCCGGTAAAGCGGTTCGTCACCCACATCTCCCACATCAAGACCGTAGAGGCAGGGGAGTCCGTCAGCTATGGCCGGACTTTTACGGCGACCGCCCCTACCAAAGTGGCCACCCTGCCCGTAGGATACGCAGACGGATACAGCCGTCTCTTGAGCAACAAAGCCCAGGTAATGATCCGGGGCCAGCGTCATCCCGTCATCGGGACCATCTGCATGGATCAGGCCATGGTGGATGTGACCGGGGCAGACCAGGTGGAGGTTGGATCGGAAGTGACCCTCTACGGCGACGATCCCTCCATGGAAGAAGTGGCCCGCATCATGGGGACCATCTCCTACGAAGTGACCTGCATGAACGCCAAGCGGGTCCCCAAAGTCTATCTTCAGGATGGGATCCCCACCTGCCTGGTGGAAGACCTGTTGGGACCGGATGGAAATACCCTAGCAAAGGAATGA
- a CDS encoding YitT family protein yields MRERIKPLSGEIKSYVGITIGTMIMAFGFNSFSIPNKIAPGGFSGLATVLYHLSGYPVGLVTLIITIPLFFVAFKLLGGRFGVKTFYGTVLFSLNVDLIMRTPTITNDIFLASVFGGVILGAGVGVVFKFGGTTGGTDLLASIMHKYFRGVSIGTWLMIIDSMVVVFAGLVFRNMEITLYSTLTLYLSMKVIDLIQEGISYAKAFYIISPKAQQIADAILTDMDRGVTLLNGKGAYTGDDRSVVFCVVHRSQIFQMKDIVRDVDPGAFVILGDVYEVLGEGFKRFEAS; encoded by the coding sequence ATGAGAGAACGAATCAAACCCCTGTCGGGAGAAATAAAAAGTTACGTGGGGATCACCATCGGTACCATGATCATGGCCTTTGGCTTCAATTCCTTCAGCATACCCAACAAGATCGCCCCGGGAGGTTTCAGCGGTCTGGCCACGGTCTTGTACCATCTGTCCGGCTATCCGGTGGGCTTGGTGACACTGATCATCACCATTCCTCTGTTTTTTGTCGCCTTCAAGTTGTTGGGAGGCCGTTTTGGGGTAAAGACTTTTTATGGAACGGTCCTTTTCTCCCTGAACGTGGATCTGATCATGCGGACACCCACCATCACCAACGACATCTTTCTGGCTTCCGTCTTTGGGGGTGTCATCCTGGGCGCAGGGGTGGGCGTGGTCTTCAAGTTCGGGGGTACTACCGGAGGAACGGACCTGCTGGCCAGCATCATGCACAAGTATTTTCGAGGCGTTTCCATCGGCACCTGGCTCATGATCATCGACAGCATGGTGGTGGTCTTTGCCGGACTGGTATTTCGAAACATGGAGATCACCCTCTATTCGACCCTGACCCTCTATCTTTCCATGAAGGTCATCGACCTGATCCAGGAAGGGATCAGTTACGCCAAGGCCTTTTACATCATCTCCCCCAAGGCCCAGCAGATCGCCGATGCCATCCTGACGGACATGGACCGGGGCGTTACCCTGTTAAATGGAAAAGGGGCCTATACCGGAGACGATCGATCCGTGGTCTTTTGCGTGGTCCATCGTTCCCAGATCTTTCAGATGAAGGATATCGTCCGGGACGTAGATCCTGGGGCCTTTGTCATCCTGGGGGATGTCTATGAGGTGTTGGGAGAAGGATTTAAGAGATTTGAGGCATCTTAA
- a CDS encoding CTP synthase, whose amino-acid sequence MSTKYVFVTGGVVSSLGKGITAASLGRLLKERGLGVSIQKFDPYINYDPGTMSPYQHGEVFVTDDGAETDLDLGHYERFIDTSLSQDSNVTTGRIYWSVISKERRGDYLGGTVQVIPHITNEIKESILRVGQNTASDVVITEIGGTVGDIESLPFLEAIRQLKNELGHGNVLFIHVTLLPYLKMAGELKTKPTQHSVKELRGLGIQPDVIILRSEKEVNASIKDKISLFCNVESKAVIQNMDASELYEVPLLLEKEGLADFVCEKLNISCQKPDLTDWTAMVERSKNLKESVRIALVGKYVELHDAYLSVVEALKHGGIANDRKVEIQWIHSEDVTEDNAAGFFEGVDGIIIPGGFGERGIEGKIASAKYARTKKVPYLGLCLGLQIAVIEFARNVAGLKGANSSEIDANTPYPVIDIMEDQKDLDNKGGTMRLGQYPCLLKEGTKAFQAYGRSEILERHRHRYEVSNKFRGNLEEKGLIISGTSPDQVLVEMVEVEDHPWYVATQAHPEFKSRPNDPHPLFRDFIKAAIKTKEIY is encoded by the coding sequence ATGAGTACAAAGTATGTTTTTGTGACCGGCGGAGTGGTGTCTTCTTTGGGTAAGGGGATCACGGCGGCATCCCTGGGACGGCTGCTAAAAGAGCGGGGTCTGGGGGTATCCATCCAGAAATTCGACCCCTATATCAATTATGACCCTGGGACCATGAGCCCTTATCAGCACGGGGAGGTGTTCGTCACCGATGACGGAGCGGAAACGGACCTGGATCTGGGCCATTATGAGCGGTTCATCGACACCAGTCTGTCCCAGGACAGCAACGTGACCACAGGCAGGATCTACTGGTCCGTCATCTCCAAGGAGCGGCGGGGCGATTATCTGGGCGGGACGGTCCAGGTCATTCCCCACATCACCAACGAGATCAAGGAGAGCATCCTTCGGGTGGGGCAGAACACCGCATCCGACGTGGTGATCACGGAGATCGGCGGCACCGTAGGGGACATCGAAAGTCTTCCCTTTCTGGAGGCCATCCGCCAGCTGAAAAACGAGCTGGGTCACGGAAATGTCCTTTTCATCCACGTCACCCTCCTTCCTTACCTGAAAATGGCGGGAGAACTGAAGACCAAGCCCACCCAGCACTCCGTCAAGGAACTGCGTGGCCTGGGGATCCAACCCGATGTGATCATCCTCCGGTCGGAAAAAGAAGTGAATGCATCCATCAAGGACAAGATCAGCCTTTTTTGCAACGTGGAATCCAAGGCGGTCATCCAGAACATGGATGCTTCCGAGCTCTATGAAGTGCCCCTGCTCCTGGAAAAGGAAGGATTGGCGGATTTCGTCTGCGAGAAGCTGAACATTTCCTGCCAAAAACCGGACCTGACGGATTGGACCGCAATGGTGGAGCGGTCGAAAAACCTGAAGGAATCGGTCCGCATCGCCCTGGTGGGTAAATACGTGGAGCTTCACGACGCCTACCTGTCCGTGGTGGAAGCCCTCAAGCACGGCGGCATCGCCAACGATCGGAAAGTGGAGATCCAGTGGATCCATTCGGAAGATGTAACGGAAGACAATGCGGCAGGATTCTTTGAAGGAGTGGACGGGATCATCATCCCCGGCGGTTTCGGAGAGCGGGGTATCGAAGGGAAGATCGCTTCCGCCAAGTATGCCCGAACGAAAAAGGTCCCATATCTGGGACTTTGTCTGGGTCTACAGATCGCCGTCATCGAGTTTGCCCGCAATGTGGCAGGCCTCAAAGGGGCCAACAGTTCGGAGATCGACGCCAACACCCCCTATCCGGTCATCGACATTATGGAGGACCAGAAGGACCTGGACAACAAGGGAGGCACCATGCGGCTGGGACAGTATCCCTGCCTTTTGAAGGAAGGGACCAAGGCCTTCCAAGCCTATGGAAGATCGGAGATCCTGGAGCGACACCGCCACCGCTACGAAGTAAGCAACAAGTTTCGGGGAAACCTGGAGGAAAAGGGATTGATCATCAGCGGGACCTCTCCCGACCAAGTCCTGGTGGAAATGGTGGAAGTGGAGGACCATCCCTGGTATGTGGCCACCCAGGCCCATCCGGAATTCAAATCCAGACCCAATGATCCCCATCCCCTGTTCCGGGATTTCATCAAAGCGGCCATAAAAACAAAAGAAATATATTGA
- a CDS encoding prephenate dehydrogenase yields MEADFTNKRVLIVGLGLMGSAFAAGCKKLGFERVWALDRDQKVLDLARKEGLIDEGVNRPEDLAGEADLVVVCLYLHDALAFLKDSMPLFKEGAILTDIVGVKEKMVEEIRPILRPDVDYIPGHPMAGREKSGALFTSSDIFRGKNYILTPMPENRKENMDFLIQWIEALGFGRILETDPAIHDGKIAFTSQLCHVIAASMVDMTEDAEVTHFEGGSFQDMTRIAMINSAMWAELFVANKKELTAVLDRFIGSLTFFKNAIDKEEVETIVERFDIIGRKREAMGK; encoded by the coding sequence ATGGAAGCGGACTTTACCAACAAGCGGGTCCTTATCGTGGGCTTGGGTCTCATGGGCAGCGCCTTTGCGGCAGGCTGCAAGAAGTTGGGGTTTGAACGGGTATGGGCCCTGGACCGGGATCAAAAGGTCCTGGATCTGGCCAGGAAGGAAGGACTCATTGATGAAGGAGTCAACAGACCGGAAGACCTGGCGGGGGAAGCGGACCTGGTGGTGGTATGTCTCTACCTCCACGATGCCCTGGCCTTTCTGAAAGACAGCATGCCCCTTTTTAAAGAAGGAGCCATCCTAACGGACATCGTCGGTGTCAAGGAGAAAATGGTGGAAGAGATCCGACCCATTTTGCGTCCGGATGTGGACTACATCCCCGGCCACCCCATGGCGGGCCGGGAGAAAAGCGGGGCCCTGTTCACCTCCAGCGACATCTTCCGGGGGAAAAACTACATACTGACCCCCATGCCGGAAAACCGGAAAGAAAACATGGACTTTCTCATCCAATGGATCGAAGCCCTGGGTTTTGGCAGGATCCTGGAGACGGATCCGGCCATCCATGACGGAAAGATCGCTTTTACCAGCCAGCTTTGTCATGTCATCGCCGCATCCATGGTGGACATGACGGAGGATGCGGAAGTGACCCATTTTGAAGGCGGAAGTTTTCAGGACATGACTAGGATCGCCATGATCAATTCCGCCATGTGGGCGGAGCTCTTTGTGGCCAACAAGAAGGAACTTACGGCGGTGCTGGATCGTTTCATCGGCAGCTTGACTTTTTTCAAAAACGCCATCGACAAGGAAGAAGTGGAGACCATCGTGGAGCGTTTTGATATAATAGGAAGAAAACGAGAGGCTATGGGAAAGTAA
- the rho gene encoding transcription termination factor Rho, with product MSTDEYKALTVQELRTKAKEAGHKNVTRLKKDELIQLLSQEEKKGSSVEEGNGGRYARLKDPVDAAVDMKGTLQILPEGFGFLKNAQMKSPEEYVYVSASQIQKFKLQSGDEIQGKVRAPRDGEKYYAMLFVEEVNGKSTKEIMKEEENLMSNPDKKDMSRYGKSQTGILEVMSDGFGFLRTNNYLSGENDIYVSPSQIRRFKLRTGDKITGKIRTPNEGEKFDALLYVETVNGDIPEKVVNRPVFERLTPIFPNERLKLETGRNPVSTRIMDLFAPVGKGQRGMIAAAPKAGKTILLKEIANAVEKNNPEVELIMLLIDERPEEVTDIQRSVHADVVYSTFDQLPSNHIKVAEIVLERGKRLVEQGKDVVILMDSITRFARANNLVVPPSGRTLSGGLDPEALYLPKKFFGAARNIEEGGSLTILATALIDTGSRMDDMVFEEFKGTGNMELHLDRSLTEKRIFPAMDIYKSGTRREDQLLTEEEMRFVIEVRRAFSNHSSADIAERLIDAMGKTDSNREFIRSFIKKR from the coding sequence TTGAGTACAGATGAATACAAGGCCCTTACCGTACAAGAGTTGCGGACCAAGGCAAAAGAAGCAGGACACAAGAACGTGACCAGACTGAAAAAAGACGAATTGATCCAACTGCTGAGCCAGGAAGAAAAGAAGGGAAGCTCCGTGGAGGAAGGCAATGGCGGACGCTACGCCCGACTCAAAGACCCAGTGGATGCTGCCGTGGACATGAAGGGGACCCTTCAGATCCTGCCGGAAGGTTTCGGTTTTTTGAAGAATGCCCAAATGAAATCTCCCGAGGAGTACGTTTACGTCTCCGCTTCCCAGATCCAAAAGTTCAAGCTCCAGTCGGGAGACGAGATCCAGGGAAAAGTCCGGGCGCCCCGTGACGGAGAAAAATACTATGCCATGCTCTTTGTGGAAGAGGTCAACGGGAAAAGCACCAAGGAGATCATGAAGGAAGAAGAAAACCTCATGAGCAACCCGGACAAGAAGGACATGAGCCGTTATGGGAAATCCCAGACGGGGATCCTGGAAGTCATGAGCGACGGGTTTGGATTTTTGCGGACCAACAACTACCTGTCCGGAGAAAACGACATCTACGTATCCCCCTCCCAGATCCGCCGCTTTAAACTGCGTACGGGAGACAAGATCACCGGAAAGATCCGGACCCCCAACGAAGGGGAAAAATTCGACGCTCTTTTATATGTAGAAACGGTCAACGGAGACATTCCGGAGAAAGTGGTCAACCGGCCCGTTTTCGAACGGCTCACCCCCATTTTTCCCAATGAACGGTTGAAGCTGGAAACGGGAAGAAACCCCGTATCCACCCGGATCATGGATCTCTTTGCCCCGGTGGGCAAGGGACAGCGGGGCATGATCGCCGCCGCTCCCAAGGCTGGGAAAACCATCCTCCTTAAAGAGATCGCCAATGCCGTGGAAAAAAACAACCCGGAAGTGGAACTGATCATGCTCCTGATCGACGAGCGACCGGAGGAAGTAACAGACATCCAGCGAAGCGTCCATGCAGACGTGGTCTATTCCACCTTCGACCAGTTGCCCTCCAACCACATCAAGGTGGCGGAGATCGTGCTGGAGCGGGGGAAACGGCTGGTGGAGCAGGGCAAGGACGTGGTGATCCTCATGGACAGCATCACCCGTTTCGCCAGGGCCAACAACCTGGTGGTGCCTCCTTCCGGAAGGACCCTCTCCGGTGGACTGGACCCGGAAGCATTGTATCTTCCCAAGAAATTCTTTGGGGCCGCCCGAAACATCGAAGAAGGGGGAAGCCTTACCATTCTGGCCACCGCCCTCATCGATACAGGCAGCCGGATGGACGACATGGTCTTTGAAGAATTCAAGGGAACGGGAAACATGGAACTGCACCTGGACCGGAGCCTGACGGAGAAGCGGATCTTTCCCGCCATGGACATCTACAAGTCGGGGACCCGCCGGGAAGACCAGCTTCTCACGGAGGAAGAGATGCGCTTTGTCATCGAAGTGCGGCGGGCCTTTTCCAACCATTCTTCTGCGGACATCGCGGAGCGGCTCATCGATGCCATGGGCAAAACGGACAGCAATCGGGAGTTTATTCGCAGCTTTATCAAGAAACGTTGA
- the deoD gene encoding purine-nucleoside phosphorylase, translated as MTVHIGAEKGQIAPMVFMPGDPLRAKFIAETYLKDPKEVTSIRGMLGFTGTFDGKDVTVMGSGMGMPSMGIYSYELYTEYDVESIVRIGSCGSFQEDVRVRDVIIAMGASTNSNFASQYGLPGTYSAIADPQLFMKAMENAQEKNLPVKAGNILSSDIFCDNDPNSWMKWAMMNVLAVEMEAAALYMNAARLKKRALAILTVSDSLVTGALTTAEEREKTFTDMMELALSLA; from the coding sequence ATGACCGTACACATCGGCGCCGAAAAGGGCCAGATCGCCCCCATGGTCTTCATGCCGGGAGACCCCCTGCGGGCAAAATTCATTGCAGAAACCTATCTGAAAGACCCCAAGGAAGTCACCTCCATCCGGGGGATGCTGGGTTTTACCGGCACCTTCGACGGCAAGGACGTCACCGTCATGGGCTCCGGCATGGGCATGCCCTCCATGGGGATCTACTCCTATGAGTTGTACACGGAATACGACGTGGAATCCATCGTCCGCATCGGATCCTGCGGGTCTTTTCAGGAAGATGTCCGGGTCCGGGACGTGATCATCGCCATGGGAGCCTCCACCAACTCCAACTTTGCCTCCCAGTATGGCCTGCCGGGGACCTACAGCGCCATTGCCGATCCCCAACTTTTCATGAAGGCCATGGAAAATGCCCAAGAAAAAAACCTGCCGGTAAAGGCAGGCAATATCTTGTCCAGCGACATCTTTTGCGACAACGACCCCAATTCCTGGATGAAATGGGCCATGATGAACGTCCTGGCGGTGGAAATGGAGGCAGCGGCCTTGTACATGAACGCCGCCCGGTTGAAAAAGCGGGCCCTGGCCATTTTGACGGTCAGCGACTCCCTGGTCACCGGCGCCTTGACCACTGCCGAAGAACGGGAGAAGACCTTCACCGACATGATGGAGCTGGCCCTCTCTTTGGCATAA
- a CDS encoding TatD family hydrolase: MWIDTHAHLDDERLIGQVEEIISEFIEAGGKGIINPSYDKDSMEASVDLAKRFDLVYATVGMHPHDAKDADESFFDRMKELLEEEKVIGVGEIGLDYHYDHSPRDVQQEIFERQMDLAAQKSLPVAIHSREAHQDTYDILKKYEGRVIGIMHSYSGSWEMAKNYLDLGYYLSFSGPITFKNSRKLPEVAKNAPLDRILVETDSPYLTPVPFRGKTNRPLYVQYVAQKVAEVRDMPVSSLMEAVRENVKVLFPTMTLLD; encoded by the coding sequence ATGTGGATCGATACCCATGCCCATCTGGACGATGAACGGCTCATCGGCCAGGTGGAAGAGATCATATCGGAATTTATAGAAGCAGGAGGCAAGGGGATCATCAATCCGTCTTACGACAAGGATTCCATGGAGGCCTCTGTGGACCTTGCCAAGCGGTTTGACCTGGTCTACGCCACCGTGGGCATGCATCCCCACGATGCCAAGGATGCAGACGAGTCTTTTTTTGACCGGATGAAGGAACTGTTAGAGGAAGAAAAGGTCATCGGAGTAGGAGAGATCGGCCTGGATTACCACTACGACCATTCTCCCAGGGATGTCCAGCAGGAGATCTTTGAACGGCAAATGGACCTGGCGGCCCAAAAGTCGCTGCCGGTGGCCATCCACTCCAGGGAGGCCCACCAGGACACTTATGACATTCTCAAAAAGTATGAAGGCCGGGTCATAGGCATCATGCACAGCTATTCCGGAAGCTGGGAGATGGCGAAAAATTACCTGGATCTGGGGTACTATTTGTCCTTTTCCGGACCCATCACTTTCAAGAACTCCAGGAAGTTGCCGGAGGTGGCAAAAAACGCTCCCCTGGACCGGATCCTGGTGGAGACGGACAGCCCCTATTTGACGCCGGTGCCCTTTCGGGGAAAGACGAATCGGCCCCTCTACGTTCAATATGTGGCTCAAAAAGTGGCGGAAGTAAGGGACATGCCGGTTTCCTCCCTTATGGAGGCCGTCCGGGAAAATGTAAAGGTTCTTTTTCCCACCATGACCCTCTTGGATTAG